A region from the Flavobacteriales bacterium genome encodes:
- a CDS encoding arsenate reductase ArsC has translation MMRILVLCTGNSCRSQIAHGYLQHFGGSAVEVLSAGVETHGVNPRAIAIMKEDGIDISHHTSNNVDEYRDHTFDHVITVCDNAKERCPWFPTTAQKHHHNFTDPAKVTGTEEEIMRAFRQVRDEIKAYCKDFIAQHA, from the coding sequence CTGATGCGCATCCTCGTGCTCTGTACCGGCAACAGCTGCCGCAGCCAGATCGCCCACGGTTACTTGCAGCACTTCGGCGGGTCCGCTGTGGAAGTGCTCAGCGCCGGCGTGGAGACGCACGGCGTGAACCCGCGCGCGATCGCGATCATGAAGGAAGATGGCATCGACATCAGCCACCACACGAGCAACAATGTGGACGAGTACCGGGACCACACCTTCGACCATGTGATCACGGTCTGCGACAATGCCAAGGAGCGCTGCCCCTGGTTCCCCACCACTGCGCAGAAGCACCACCACAACTTCACCGATCCGGCGAAAGTCACGGGCACGGAGGAAGAGATCATGCGTGCATTCAGGCAGGTGCGCGACGAGATCAAGGCCTACTGCAAGGACTTCATCGCGCAGCACGCATGA
- a CDS encoding arsenite methyltransferase, which translates to MNTAQETKDMVRAKYAEIAKQDKDTNASSCCGAGGCSTEVYNIMTDDYTQVEGYNPDADLGLGCGLPTQFAGIKKGDTVLDLGSGAGNDCFVARHETGEDGRVIGVDFTPEMVAKAKANAAKLGYQNVEFRQGDIEALPLTSNIVDVVVSNCVLNLVPDKRKALSEVLRVLKPGGHFSISDVVLRGAIPDTLRASAEMYAGCVSGALQESEYLGIIHDLGFEQVSVQKRKPIIVPDDILSRHLSAAEIAAYKASGTGIFSITVSAYKGSAIPGHARNDNGDCCAPNAEGTEKVKVATGETCGCGIDSTCC; encoded by the coding sequence ATGAACACTGCTCAAGAAACCAAAGACATGGTCCGCGCCAAGTACGCGGAGATCGCCAAACAGGACAAGGACACCAACGCGAGCAGCTGCTGCGGCGCGGGTGGTTGCAGCACGGAGGTGTACAACATCATGACCGATGACTACACCCAGGTGGAAGGCTACAACCCCGACGCCGACCTCGGTCTCGGCTGCGGATTGCCCACGCAGTTCGCGGGCATCAAGAAGGGTGACACGGTGCTCGACCTGGGCAGCGGCGCCGGGAATGACTGCTTCGTGGCCCGCCACGAGACCGGTGAAGATGGCCGCGTTATCGGCGTGGACTTCACCCCGGAAATGGTGGCCAAGGCGAAGGCGAACGCCGCGAAGCTGGGCTACCAGAACGTAGAGTTCCGCCAAGGCGACATCGAGGCGCTGCCGCTCACGAGCAACATCGTGGACGTGGTGGTGAGCAATTGCGTGCTCAACCTGGTGCCCGACAAACGCAAAGCCCTCAGCGAGGTGCTGCGCGTGCTGAAACCGGGCGGACACTTCAGCATCAGCGATGTGGTACTGCGTGGCGCGATCCCCGACACCCTGCGCGCCAGCGCGGAGATGTACGCTGGCTGCGTGAGCGGCGCCCTGCAGGAGAGTGAATACCTCGGCATTATCCACGACCTGGGCTTCGAGCAGGTGAGCGTGCAGAAGCGCAAACCCATCATCGTACCGGACGACATTCTCTCCCGCCACTTGAGCGCGGCGGAGATCGCTGCCTACAAGGCCAGCGGAACGGGCATCTTCAGTATCACGGTATCTGCATACAAGGGGAGCGCGATTCCGGGTCATGCCCGGAATGACAACGGCGATTGTTGTGCACCCAACGCTGAAGGCACGGAGAAGGTGAAGGTGGCCACCGGCGAGACCTGCGGCTGCGGGATCGATAGCACCTGCTGCTGA
- a CDS encoding winged helix-turn-helix transcriptional regulator: MGLIKTDLFTAEQNRIAALAKVLGHPARIAILQFLVKRGTCVNGSLVEELGLAQATISQHLWELKNAGLIQGTVEGTSICYCIDPKGWNALKKGMDKLLTSVSDNCC; encoded by the coding sequence ATGGGCCTCATCAAGACTGACCTCTTCACCGCCGAGCAGAACCGCATCGCCGCGCTGGCGAAGGTGCTCGGCCACCCGGCGCGCATCGCCATCCTGCAATTCCTCGTCAAGCGCGGCACCTGCGTTAACGGGTCGCTCGTGGAGGAACTGGGCCTGGCGCAGGCCACCATCAGCCAGCACTTGTGGGAGCTGAAGAACGCCGGGCTCATCCAAGGCACGGTGGAAGGCACCAGCATCTGCTACTGCATCGACCCGAAAGGATGGAACGCCCTGAAGAAGGGCATGGACAAACTGCTCACGAGCGTGAGCGATAACTGCTGTTGA
- a CDS encoding rhodanese-like domain-containing protein has product MRAFFLLLPLLLLACGTASQETHSLSPEAFAARLHEPGAQLIDVRSPGEFNGGHLANATNLDQNAGQVQAYAGSLDKSKPVLLYCASGRRSAAAREFLIGQGFNDVVDLQGGIHAWTAAGKPLGN; this is encoded by the coding sequence ATGCGCGCCTTCTTCCTCCTGCTCCCGCTGCTGTTGTTGGCCTGCGGAACGGCCTCCCAAGAAACCCACAGCCTTTCACCGGAAGCCTTCGCGGCCCGGCTGCACGAACCGGGCGCCCAGCTCATCGATGTGCGCTCACCCGGAGAATTCAACGGTGGCCACCTGGCGAACGCAACGAACCTCGATCAGAACGCTGGTCAAGTGCAAGCGTACGCCGGTAGTCTCGACAAGTCGAAACCGGTACTGCTCTACTGCGCTTCCGGCCGTCGGAGTGCCGCAGCGAGAGAGTTCCTCATCGGCCAAGGGTTCAACGACGTGGTGGACCTCCAAGGCGGCATCCACGCGTGGACCGCGGCCGGCAAGCCATTGGGCAACTGA
- a CDS encoding rhodanese-like domain-containing protein, producing MFKTLFGIGGPKVDLREKIAQGATIVDVRTPDEFRSGHVAGSINIPLDRIQDQLKKIDKNKPVITCCRSGARSGMAADTLKRHGFDVYNGGPWTSVNNLK from the coding sequence ATGTTCAAGACATTGTTCGGCATCGGCGGCCCCAAGGTGGACCTCCGCGAGAAGATCGCCCAAGGCGCCACCATCGTGGATGTGCGCACACCCGATGAGTTCCGCAGCGGGCATGTGGCCGGTTCGATCAACATCCCGTTGGACCGCATCCAGGACCAGCTCAAGAAGATCGACAAGAACAAGCCTGTGATCACCTGCTGCCGTAGCGGCGCGCGCAGTGGCATGGCGGCCGACACCTTGAAGCGGCACGGCTTCGATGTGTACAACGGCGGTCCGTGGACCAGCGTGAACAACCTGAAGTAA
- a CDS encoding outer membrane porin, OprD family codes for MGQHSEQDIPSSDSLRGTSHLYDIMKQGELDGRFRLYNMTTINDGAPSDYHAVAFGGTMGFTSQRWHGTRFKLSGGYTFDLATSDLTLPDPVTGVANRYEIGLYDVNDPRHTNDLAYLHEFQLDWRSKNARTQVILGKQELNTPFLNPQDGRMHPSLFEGVWVQHHTEHGTTWQGGWIYRVAPRGASEWYPVYESMSVFPVGRNVYGEGARHGESGSSAGIFIASVKKKLYRSTTITAWNLHTENVFNSALVQLDAGGKEDRWSASAFGIRQDPAQQRGEADAALHYMPPSGSSWAFSGRVRNVIGKFRWQLNYTRITAHGRYLMPREWGRDPFFTFQPRERNEGAGDVHAASLNLIWKGADGWRIQVDGGMYQMPELTNARLNKYAMPSYTQFDMNAQYQFKGGWKGLAAQFLVLAKLPIDPDLTEKQSINKVDMLHADLIINYVF; via the coding sequence ATGGGCCAGCACAGCGAACAGGACATCCCCAGCTCGGACAGCCTGCGCGGCACCAGTCACCTGTACGACATCATGAAACAGGGCGAGCTGGATGGCCGCTTCCGGCTTTACAACATGACGACCATCAACGATGGAGCACCATCGGACTATCACGCTGTGGCCTTTGGCGGCACCATGGGCTTCACCTCGCAGCGGTGGCATGGCACCCGGTTCAAGTTGAGCGGCGGCTACACCTTCGACCTTGCCACGAGCGACCTGACCTTGCCGGATCCGGTGACCGGCGTCGCGAACCGCTATGAGATCGGCCTCTATGACGTGAACGATCCGCGGCACACCAACGACCTCGCGTACCTGCACGAATTCCAGCTGGACTGGCGTTCGAAGAATGCGCGAACGCAGGTGATCCTCGGAAAGCAGGAATTGAACACACCGTTCCTCAATCCACAGGACGGCCGGATGCACCCCAGCTTGTTCGAAGGAGTCTGGGTGCAGCACCACACAGAACATGGCACCACATGGCAAGGCGGTTGGATCTACCGGGTAGCCCCGCGAGGCGCCAGTGAATGGTACCCGGTGTACGAAAGCATGTCCGTCTTTCCGGTGGGTCGCAATGTGTACGGCGAAGGTGCACGACATGGTGAGTCCGGATCAAGCGCGGGCATCTTCATCGCGAGCGTGAAGAAGAAGCTGTACCGCTCAACGACGATCACCGCATGGAACCTCCACACCGAGAACGTGTTCAACAGCGCACTGGTCCAATTGGATGCGGGAGGGAAAGAAGATCGGTGGAGCGCCTCCGCCTTCGGCATTCGGCAGGATCCCGCCCAGCAGCGCGGCGAAGCGGATGCCGCTCTCCACTATATGCCGCCCAGCGGATCATCCTGGGCCTTCAGTGGTCGTGTGCGCAATGTGATCGGCAAGTTCCGATGGCAACTGAACTACACACGCATCACCGCGCATGGCCGATATCTGATGCCCCGCGAGTGGGGCCGTGACCCGTTCTTTACCTTCCAGCCGCGCGAGCGGAACGAAGGCGCGGGCGATGTGCATGCGGCGTCCTTGAACTTGATCTGGAAAGGCGCTGACGGCTGGCGCATCCAAGTGGATGGGGGAATGTACCAGATGCCCGAACTGACCAATGCCCGGCTGAACAAGTACGCGATGCCGTCCTACACCCAGTTCGACATGAACGCGCAGTACCAGTTCAAAGGTGGATGGAAGGGGCTTGCGGCACAATTCCTCGTGCTCGCCAAACTCCCGATCGATCCGGACCTCACCGAAAAGCAGTCCATCAACAAAGTGGACATGCTGCATGCCGACCTGATCATCAACTACGTGTTCTGA
- a CDS encoding DsrE family protein — protein sequence MKRTLLIVTLLLTSFLVLAQDSVRQHRIVMQLTSGDTLVHKNLMKQFKNMLEAAPNLQLELVCHGPGMDLLMGDRSIVAGKVKEFAGKGITFLACDNTIRERQLDPTKVLAEAGHVKAGIIHIVERQEDGWSYIKAGF from the coding sequence ATGAAACGCACACTGCTCATCGTCACCTTGCTCCTCACCTCATTCCTGGTCCTGGCGCAGGACAGCGTCCGCCAGCACCGCATCGTGATGCAGCTGACCAGCGGCGATACACTGGTGCACAAGAACCTGATGAAGCAGTTCAAGAACATGCTGGAAGCCGCGCCGAACCTGCAATTGGAACTGGTGTGCCACGGTCCTGGCATGGACCTGCTCATGGGCGATCGCAGCATCGTGGCAGGCAAGGTGAAGGAGTTCGCTGGCAAAGGCATCACCTTCCTCGCCTGCGACAACACCATTCGGGAGCGGCAACTGGACCCTACCAAGGTCCTGGCCGAAGCGGGTCATGTGAAGGCCGGCATCATCCACATCGTGGAGCGGCAGGAGGACGGTTGGAGCTACATCAAGGCGGGTTTCTGA
- a CDS encoding Rrf2 family transcriptional regulator — translation MFSKACMYAIRATVLLASDEAKGVRWTLSAIVEETGAPEAFMAKILRKLVRAGILRSVKGPGGGFDMLPGRAGILRLGEVVTAIDEDHLFKGCALGFSRCDAKKPCPIHTQVEAVRERLRGVLAITPIKDLGRDLHDGRAFLKGKL, via the coding sequence ATGTTCTCAAAGGCCTGTATGTACGCCATCCGGGCGACGGTGCTCCTCGCATCGGACGAGGCGAAGGGTGTGCGCTGGACGCTCAGCGCGATCGTGGAGGAGACCGGGGCGCCGGAAGCCTTCATGGCCAAGATCCTGCGCAAGCTCGTGCGTGCGGGTATCCTGCGGTCGGTGAAAGGCCCGGGCGGTGGTTTCGATATGCTGCCGGGCCGGGCCGGGATCCTGCGGCTCGGCGAGGTGGTCACAGCCATCGACGAGGATCATCTCTTCAAAGGCTGCGCACTGGGTTTCTCCCGATGTGATGCGAAGAAGCCTTGCCCGATCCACACACAGGTGGAGGCCGTGCGGGAACGGCTCCGTGGGGTGCTGGCGATCACACCCATCAAGGATCTGGGCCGCGACCTGCACGACGGCAGGGCCTTCCTCAAGGGAAAGCTCTGA
- a CDS encoding fasciclin domain-containing protein: MLTTPTIQWSLTVLCTSLLIACGGGTDHPGQTSATNTTATPAEGGQSTVVDDQSQKNVVGIAVGSPDHTTLVAAVKAAELVDALSNAGPFTVFAPTNAAFDALPAGTVDGLLKPEKKADLQTVLQYHVFVGVLKPEQLRDGQKIDMVDGGKTQVSIVDGKITINGANIVASVPASNGIVHVIDKVLLPG; this comes from the coding sequence ATGCTCACCACACCCACCATACAATGGTCGTTGACCGTCCTCTGCACCTCGCTCCTGATCGCCTGTGGAGGAGGGACCGATCATCCCGGACAGACCAGTGCGACCAACACCACAGCAACACCGGCGGAGGGTGGCCAATCCACCGTAGTTGATGACCAGTCCCAGAAAAACGTCGTAGGAATCGCGGTCGGCTCGCCGGACCATACCACGCTCGTGGCCGCCGTAAAAGCGGCGGAACTCGTGGACGCACTGAGCAACGCGGGCCCGTTCACCGTCTTCGCACCGACCAATGCGGCATTCGATGCATTGCCTGCGGGTACGGTGGATGGGCTGTTGAAGCCGGAGAAGAAGGCCGACCTCCAGACCGTGCTCCAGTATCATGTTTTCGTGGGTGTGCTCAAACCCGAACAATTGCGCGATGGCCAGAAGATCGACATGGTGGATGGAGGCAAGACGCAAGTATCCATTGTTGACGGTAAGATCACCATCAACGGTGCCAACATCGTGGCCAGCGTGCCGGCCAGCAATGGTATCGTCCATGTGATCGATAAGGTGTTGCTGCCGGGATAG
- a CDS encoding ABC transporter permease: MWKVFKYTLLDLARNRFAIGYAMLLLAISTALFMLEPDNTKALITLSQVVLALTPLLSLVFTIIWFYNQYEFTVLLAVQPLHRHTITRAQYLAVSTALSASYILGVGLPIAAWAPGPVGWTLLLTGGLLTFVCCALGLWIAVEQRDRAKAVGIGLVAWVLMAIVWDSLLLWIMFSFSDRPIEPLIVPLAALNPIDLSRMLIMLKIDLAALLGYTGAVYEKFFGSMGGMLASLSILLLWALLPCWAAVRVFARKDL, translated from the coding sequence ATGTGGAAGGTCTTCAAATACACACTGCTCGACCTGGCACGCAACCGTTTCGCGATCGGCTACGCGATGTTGCTCCTGGCGATCTCCACCGCACTCTTCATGTTGGAGCCGGACAACACCAAAGCGCTCATCACGCTTTCGCAGGTGGTGCTGGCCCTTACGCCGCTCCTCTCCCTGGTCTTCACCATCATCTGGTTCTACAACCAGTACGAGTTCACAGTGCTCCTAGCCGTGCAGCCGCTCCACCGGCACACGATCACCCGGGCGCAGTACCTCGCGGTGAGCACGGCCTTGTCCGCATCGTACATCCTCGGCGTCGGCCTCCCCATTGCGGCTTGGGCACCAGGGCCGGTAGGCTGGACGCTTCTGCTCACCGGCGGCCTGCTCACCTTCGTCTGCTGCGCGTTGGGCCTCTGGATCGCGGTGGAACAGCGTGACCGCGCGAAGGCCGTGGGAATAGGTCTTGTAGCCTGGGTGCTCATGGCGATCGTGTGGGATTCGCTGCTGTTGTGGATCATGTTCAGCTTCAGTGACCGCCCCATCGAACCGCTCATCGTGCCGCTCGCCGCGCTGAACCCGATCGACCTCTCCCGCATGCTCATCATGTTGAAGATCGACCTCGCCGCATTGCTGGGCTATACCGGCGCCGTGTACGAGAAGTTCTTCGGCAGCATGGGCGGCATGCTCGCTTCGTTGAGCATCCTGCTGCTGTGGGCCTTGCTTCCCTGTTGGGCCGCGGTGCGCGTTTTCGCACGCAAGGATCTGTGA
- a CDS encoding ABC transporter ATP-binding protein: protein MDRIIIEGLGKRYGKQWALRGVNARFAEGEIVMVIGPNGSGKTTLIKCLLGLVHATEGALTINGTVVGTDPSYRAAIGYMPQYAEFPRELTVEQLLRMMNDIRDARSGSTDDLLIHQLGVDALLDKRISQLSGGMRQKVSAVLAFRYRPNILVLDEPTAGLDPVSAGKLLDTAILAKREGATVLITSHIMEEVQRLGDRVAYLEDGRLRFALPPELITEATGETSLAVALPKFLAQQP from the coding sequence ATGGATAGGATCATCATCGAAGGTCTGGGCAAACGCTACGGCAAACAATGGGCGCTGCGCGGGGTGAACGCGCGATTCGCTGAAGGCGAGATCGTGATGGTGATCGGTCCGAACGGCTCCGGCAAGACGACCTTGATCAAGTGCCTGCTCGGGCTGGTGCATGCCACCGAAGGCGCGCTAACGATCAACGGCACCGTGGTGGGCACCGACCCTTCCTACCGCGCAGCCATCGGGTACATGCCGCAGTACGCGGAGTTCCCACGTGAGCTCACCGTGGAGCAGTTGCTGCGCATGATGAACGACATCCGCGATGCCCGATCAGGCTCCACCGACGACCTGCTCATCCACCAGCTCGGCGTGGACGCACTGCTCGACAAACGCATCAGCCAGTTGAGCGGGGGCATGCGGCAGAAGGTGAGCGCCGTGCTCGCCTTCCGCTACCGGCCCAACATCCTGGTGCTCGATGAACCCACTGCCGGCCTCGATCCGGTGAGCGCCGGGAAACTCCTGGACACCGCGATCCTTGCCAAGCGTGAAGGAGCCACGGTGCTCATCACCTCGCACATCATGGAAGAGGTGCAACGCCTAGGTGATCGTGTGGCCTATCTGGAGGACGGGCGCCTGCGCTTCGCATTGCCGCCTGAACTGATCACGGAAGCCACCGGCGAAACGTCCCTCGCGGTGGCCTTGCCCAAATTCCTCGCACAACAGCCGTAG
- a CDS encoding nitrous oxide reductase family maturation protein NosD, whose protein sequence is MRILFTTCALLFCACHVAARTRTVTAGMSLQKSLNAAAPHDTVLLKAGSYTEGTITITQPVTLLGEGWPVVDGKGSGEVIVVKSGDVHISGLVVRGTAISDMNDNAGIKCISATDIRITRNKVEGCFFGIYLSSVARAMIADNTVIGDHSTPENRRANGVHLWKCQHVEILRNRVSHHRDGIYLEFVTDSRIDHDTTAYNTRYGLHFMFSHRDSYTNNFFHDNGAGVAVMFTREVTMTDNRFEHNRGGSAYGLLLKEINDAHIERNHFSDNTVGMFVDGCNRAQVKGNTFSANGWAVKLFANSTSTVFESNSFSGNTFDMTTNGDLVLSELRGNYWDRYQGYDLDRDGRGDVPHHPLSFFALVTDRMPYAMVLSRSLMVNLLDQSERIVPTLTPAALEDKSPLMRPPTATASTRPRLSLFTR, encoded by the coding sequence ATGCGCATCCTGTTCACCACATGTGCTCTCCTGTTCTGCGCTTGCCATGTGGCGGCACGTACGCGCACGGTTACGGCCGGCATGAGCTTGCAAAAGAGCCTGAACGCCGCAGCCCCGCATGACACGGTGCTGCTGAAAGCCGGATCCTACACCGAAGGTACCATCACGATCACGCAACCGGTAACGCTGCTGGGCGAGGGTTGGCCCGTGGTGGATGGCAAAGGCAGCGGAGAGGTCATCGTCGTCAAGTCCGGTGATGTGCATATCTCCGGACTGGTCGTGCGTGGAACGGCCATCAGCGACATGAATGACAACGCGGGCATCAAGTGCATCAGCGCCACGGATATCCGCATCACCCGGAACAAGGTGGAAGGCTGCTTCTTCGGCATCTACCTGAGCAGTGTGGCCCGCGCCATGATCGCCGACAATACGGTGATCGGCGATCACTCCACACCGGAGAACAGGCGGGCGAACGGTGTACATCTCTGGAAGTGCCAGCATGTGGAGATCCTGCGCAACCGCGTATCGCACCACCGCGATGGCATCTACCTGGAATTCGTGACGGACTCGCGCATCGATCACGACACCACCGCATACAATACGCGCTACGGCCTGCACTTCATGTTCAGCCACCGGGACAGCTACACCAACAACTTCTTCCACGACAACGGCGCGGGCGTGGCCGTGATGTTCACCCGCGAAGTGACCATGACCGACAACCGCTTCGAGCACAACCGGGGCGGAAGTGCCTACGGCTTGCTCCTGAAGGAGATCAACGACGCGCACATCGAGCGGAACCACTTCTCCGATAACACCGTGGGCATGTTCGTGGACGGGTGCAATCGTGCACAGGTGAAGGGCAACACCTTCAGTGCGAACGGCTGGGCGGTGAAGCTCTTCGCGAACAGCACATCCACCGTGTTCGAAAGCAACAGCTTCAGCGGGAACACCTTCGACATGACGACGAATGGCGACCTGGTGCTGAGCGAACTGCGCGGCAACTACTGGGACCGCTACCAAGGCTACGATCTGGACCGTGATGGGCGCGGTGATGTGCCCCACCATCCGTTGAGCTTCTTCGCGCTCGTGACCGACCGGATGCCCTACGCCATGGTACTCTCGCGCAGCCTGATGGTGAACCTGTTGGACCAGAGCGAACGGATCGTGCCCACGCTCACGCCGGCGGCCCTTGAGGACAAGTCACCATTGATGAGACCGCCCACCGCCACCGCGTCGACGCGCCCTCGACTCTCTCTGTTCACACGCTGA
- a CDS encoding nitrous oxide reductase accessory protein NosL yields MTTVPRLRPISRIAIALAALSIGALLVVPIWRIDLIAPQYPEGLYLQIFHDRFSGDVRNINGLNHYIGMATIENDMFPEFAIMRYAIGLLVGWGVISALIGRRGALFTWLLVLGAFVLWAMWDMYSWGYKYGHDLDPHAAIKVEGMAYQPPLFGHKQLLNFDAWSLPDTGGWILFAAITIAVLIWLAEWRWPRRTAATAPREAGQQVPPQAHVLALIGMLSLTSCASDGPPVIDFGQVECAYCRMNVMDRQFASAIVTKAGRTYAFDSPECMVQHVAEGRIAEDQVQGWWVCDHARPGEVIDATTAYYLHATTLRSPMNGNVAAFSDAETRAVAIVTHPGGSLDWAATRKLLSTH; encoded by the coding sequence ATGACCACAGTTCCCAGACTTCGACCGATCTCGCGCATCGCCATCGCACTCGCGGCACTGTCCATCGGTGCGCTGCTGGTGGTCCCCATCTGGCGCATCGACCTGATTGCGCCACAATACCCGGAGGGACTCTACCTGCAGATCTTCCATGATCGCTTCTCCGGGGACGTGCGCAACATCAACGGGCTGAACCACTACATCGGCATGGCCACCATCGAGAATGACATGTTCCCGGAATTCGCCATCATGCGCTACGCGATCGGCCTGCTCGTCGGGTGGGGGGTCATCTCGGCGCTGATCGGTCGGCGTGGTGCGCTCTTCACCTGGCTTCTGGTGCTCGGGGCCTTTGTACTGTGGGCCATGTGGGACATGTATTCGTGGGGGTACAAATACGGGCACGACCTGGACCCGCACGCGGCGATCAAAGTGGAAGGCATGGCCTACCAACCACCCCTTTTCGGGCACAAGCAGTTGCTGAACTTCGATGCCTGGTCGCTGCCTGACACGGGTGGGTGGATCCTCTTCGCCGCGATCACCATCGCGGTGCTCATCTGGCTGGCAGAGTGGCGTTGGCCGCGCCGGACCGCGGCGACCGCACCGCGCGAGGCGGGACAACAGGTCCCCCCGCAAGCCCATGTGCTCGCCCTGATCGGCATGCTGTCCCTCACTTCTTGCGCGTCGGACGGCCCGCCGGTGATCGACTTCGGCCAGGTTGAATGCGCCTATTGCCGCATGAACGTGATGGACCGGCAGTTCGCCTCGGCCATCGTCACGAAAGCCGGACGCACCTATGCCTTCGACTCACCGGAGTGCATGGTGCAGCATGTGGCCGAGGGTCGCATCGCCGAAGATCAGGTGCAAGGCTGGTGGGTTTGTGATCACGCGCGCCCCGGCGAAGTGATCGATGCGACCACGGCGTACTACCTGCACGCAACAACCCTGCGCAGTCCCATGAACGGGAACGTTGCGGCGTTCAGCGATGCGGAAACGCGCGCGGTCGCTATCGTAACGCATCCAGGAGGATCGCTCGATTGGGCCGCGACACGGAAACTGCTGTCGACGCATTGA